The Paenibacillus tianjinensis genome has a window encoding:
- a CDS encoding helix-turn-helix domain-containing protein has protein sequence MSEIKQQIENINNEFIEMVGGSFVRVDTGELFTLAEVKKYIAKKVDILIHKNLDETKRVAFETLGVSTEQTLIKKRSKIKPISNRSKYDGGEFNMAYRSGIERVFDMKLEINEKLVYYVLRDFISYPSNCIMINGQIPTMIELESIIGLKERTIRKALKSLEDKNLIKLVQSSHRKAIYVNPEYYASGKDLLTETLKMFELLECDYEKIEEYINE, from the coding sequence ATGTCAGAGATAAAACAGCAAATAGAAAATATAAACAATGAATTTATTGAAATGGTTGGAGGCTCATTTGTTAGAGTTGATACTGGCGAGTTATTTACTTTAGCAGAAGTTAAGAAATATATCGCAAAAAAAGTCGATATATTGATACATAAAAACCTTGATGAAACCAAAAGAGTGGCTTTTGAAACACTTGGAGTTTCTACAGAACAAACACTGATAAAGAAGAGATCAAAGATTAAGCCTATTAGTAATAGATCTAAGTATGATGGCGGAGAATTTAATATGGCTTATAGATCGGGAATTGAAAGGGTTTTCGATATGAAATTGGAAATTAATGAAAAATTGGTGTATTACGTACTTCGTGACTTTATATCTTATCCATCTAATTGTATTATGATTAACGGACAAATTCCAACCATGATAGAGTTAGAATCCATTATTGGATTAAAAGAAAGAACGATACGTAAAGCATTAAAATCATTGGAAGATAAAAACTTAATTAAATTGGTTCAATCAAGCCATCGTAAAGCAATTTATGTGAATCCTGAATATTATGCTTCGGGAAAAGATTTGCTTACAGAGACGTTGAAGATGTTTGAATTGTTGGAATGTGATTATGAAAAGATTGAGGAATACATTAATGAATAA
- a CDS encoding endonuclease NucS domain-containing protein translates to MNNFYSEIGNSEEVSDRILTKSLKIVPHKFDEFSYVKLNSKELSYLLKTNKLDPGSKEFLLSLIPYISTSLNMVCDENGIPANQRIVSELLCVDVRTIRRNMNKLEESKLIHKISTRNETFYVMNPYLIHHNEELDLDVVAIFDLIGYIAEFCSDKVITKNNKDSQYKTKLHTRIKTEKDIERYLANNLDIIESGMKLLKTQYEVKDGIIDILARDKNNVLCIIELKVKNNDPRLTQQSVYYPQQFKEEVRMITICPDYSTQLCESLQSLDGVEIKQYYYDEDRLMIKDFIQ, encoded by the coding sequence ATGAATAATTTTTATTCTGAAATCGGAAATTCTGAAGAAGTGTCAGATAGGATTTTAACTAAGAGTTTAAAGATCGTTCCTCATAAATTTGACGAATTTTCTTATGTAAAACTGAATAGCAAAGAATTAAGCTATTTACTCAAAACAAATAAATTAGATCCGGGAAGTAAAGAATTTTTATTAAGCTTAATTCCCTATATTTCAACCTCATTAAATATGGTATGTGATGAAAATGGGATACCAGCGAATCAAAGAATTGTTTCAGAGTTGTTGTGCGTAGATGTAAGAACCATTAGACGCAACATGAATAAACTAGAAGAATCAAAATTAATACATAAGATAAGTACTCGCAACGAAACTTTTTATGTGATGAATCCGTATCTTATTCATCACAACGAAGAGTTGGATTTAGACGTTGTTGCCATCTTTGATTTGATTGGATATATTGCAGAGTTTTGTTCAGATAAAGTTATAACAAAAAACAATAAAGATAGTCAATACAAAACAAAGCTTCATACTAGAATAAAAACAGAAAAAGATATTGAAAGATACTTGGCTAATAATCTGGACATTATTGAAAGCGGTATGAAGTTACTGAAGACACAGTACGAAGTAAAAGATGGTATTATTGATATACTGGCGAGAGATAAGAACAATGTTCTGTGTATTATCGAATTAAAAGTTAAAAACAATGATCCTAGACTAACTCAACAATCAGTATACTATCCCCAGCAATTTAAAGAGGAAGTCAGAATGATCACCATATGTCCAGATTACTCTACTCAACTATGTGAATCTTTGCAGTCATTAGATGGCGTAGAAATAAAACAATACTATTATGATGAAGACAGGTTAATGATTAAAGATTTTATTCAGTAA